GATGTCACCGGTAAGGCTGAAGAGAAGGCTGTTGCTCTTGCAATTGCCATTGGTTCTGGTTACGTTTACGAGACCACTTTCCAAAAGGAGGTGTATTCCGACTTGTACGGTGAAAGAGGTTGTTTGATGGGTGGTATCCACGGTATGTTCTTGGCCCAATACGAGGTTTTGAGAGAGAATGGCCACACTCCATCTGAGGCATTCAATGAAACCGTCGAAGAGTCTACCCAATCTCTTTATCCATTGGTTGGTAAGCACGGCATGGACTATATGTACGATGCCTGCTCGACTACTGCAAGAAGAGGCGCCTTAGACTGGTACCCTGTGTTTAAGGACACGTTGAAGCCTGTTTTCCAGAAGTTGTACGCTTCCGTTAGGAGCGGTGCTGAAACCAAGAGATCCTTGGAATTCAATTCTCAATCCAACTACAGAGAGGAATTGAACAAGGAGTTGGATACTATCAGAAACATGGAGATCTGGAGAGTTGGTAAAGAGGTGAGAAAGTTGAGACCAGAGAACAACTAAGCCCAGCTGGTATTCTTCACATTATTTTAGAGTGGCCATAATGATCATAGAATGATCGAAGGTCCAAATTaaattcttttcttcacaATAACTTTTGGGTTTGTCTTTTTATTCGTATTTTACTTTTTTATTGCTCTTTTTCAtatatctttttttttgagtCTGCATGGAACTATGTTTGACATGAATAAACAAGGTTCGGTATCAGGTGACATAGTAGCCACAAGTGTCAAAATTTATGTGGAGAAAAACGCCACGGCACTAACAAGACTACAtaatttttctctcttctatTGCACGTGGATTTTGATAATATATGTTGCCTCAAATTTAAATTATATGCTGTCGAATACGTTTGCTATTGTACAAGTGtggcttttttttttcagtaGACCTTAAACCTTAGACCCCGACAGAAAAATGGTGTTAGACACAGTATATAAGTAGGGGTAAATCCTGGAAATTCAGTTTGTTTTTGAATACCCCAATTCACATCGAACATCACACCTTATTATTCATCTATTATGTCGCTTAGTCAACCAATTGCAAAACCAAAAGACGGTTCCATCAGATTGGGATCCAAAGCACCTAACTTTGACGCCCAGACTTCCAACGGTTCTCTTTCATTCTATGATTACCTAGGAAGCTCGTGGGGagttctcttttctcaCCCTGATGACTTCACTCCAGTTTGCACCACCGAATTAGGTGCTTTCGCGAAATTGGAGCCGGAGTTCACTAAGAGAAACACTAAATTGATTGGTCTTTCTGCAAACACTCTTGAGTCTCATTCTCGTTGGATCAAAGATATCAATGAGGTTACTGGTTCTAACCTTACTTTCCCAATTATCGCtgatccaaagagagaaatCGCTTTGAAATACGATATGATCGACTACCAGGATGCTACTAACGTGGACAATAAAGGTGTTCAATTAACTATCAGATCAGTCTTTATTATCGATCCTTCGAAGACCGTTAGATTGATTATCACTTACCCTGCTTCTGTCGGTAGAAATACCGCCGAAGTTCTCAGAGTGTTGGATTCTCTCCAATTGGCcgagaagttgaataagAGTATTACTACTCCTATTAATTGGGTTCCTGGTGACGATGTCATCATTGCTCCTACC
The sequence above is a segment of the Brettanomyces nanus chromosome 4, complete sequence genome. Coding sequences within it:
- a CDS encoding uncharacterized protein (EggNog:ENOG41) gives rise to the protein MSLSQPIAKPKDGSIRLGSKAPNFDAQTSNGSLSFYDYLGSSWGVLFSHPDDFTPVCTTELGAFAKLEPEFTKRNTKLIGLSANTLESHSRWIKDINEVTGSNLTFPIIADPKREIALKYDMIDYQDATNVDNKGVQLTIRSVFIIDPSKTVRLIITYPASVGRNTAEVLRVLDSLQLAEKLNKSITTPINWVPGDDVIIAPTLSDEKAKKLYPNYRAVKPYLRLTPVPDN